One stretch of Halobacillus litoralis DNA includes these proteins:
- the metH gene encoding methionine synthase codes for MASTSFNEQLKERILILDGAMGTMLQVANLSPDDFGGEEYDGCNEYLNLTYPDLIDTIHSRYLEAGADIIETNTFGATDLVLDEYNLGHLAVEINIEAAKIAKNAAARFYTPGRPRFVAGAMGPTTKTLSVTGGTTFEALAKAYEEQARGLITGGVDLLLLETSQDMLNVKAAFLGITRAKEELGKDLPLIVSGTIEPMGTTLAGQSIEAFYLSLEHMTPSVVGLNCATGPEFMRDHLRSLSGLATSAVSCYPNAGLPDEEGNYHETPESLAAKVAGFAEKGWLNVVGGCCGTTPDHIRAIAEAVKGFKPRVAPSGHAHAVSGIEPLIYDDPGDRPILVGERTNVIGSRKFKRLIAEGKFEEASEIARAQVKKGAQVIDICLADPDRDEIEDMEAFIKQVVNKVKVPLVIDSTDVDVIEKALTYSQGKVIINSINLEDGEERFKEVLPLVKQYGAALVVGTIDEEGMAVTAERKLEIAKRSHDILVEEYNINPQDIIFDPLVFPVGTGDEQYIGSAEATIEGIRMIKEHLPLCQTVLGVSNVSFGLPPVGREVLNAVYLYHCTKAGLDYAIVNTEKLERYASIDQKEIDLAVELLFKTDDETLASFTAFYRGKKKETKVPTSTMTLAERLAHYVVEGTKEGLLPDLEKALSEYDAPLAIINGPLMDGMAEVGRLFNDNQLIVAEVLQSAEVMKTSVAYLEPHMEADDTSNKKGKVLLATVKGDVHDIGKNLVEIILSNNGFEVVDLGIKVTSAELIQQIKKEQPTIVGLSGLLVKSAQQMVLTAQDLKQQGISLPILVGGAALSRKFTHTKISPEYDGPVLYAKDAMDGLSISNQLSNDEQREQFLQEQGEKRTAALTRAASTAPTDRGGTAVAVKTKSTVSTTVPVFKPHDLDKHMIRDHPVAHIEPYINMQMLIGHHLGLKGKFDKLLAEGNEKAVHLKSVVDGLLTRAKVEGWIQPSAMYRFFPAQSDGEDVLIYDPRDHQTVIERFTFPRQNKEPFLCLADYLRSVESGEMDYVGFFAVTAGKGIRKRSVELKDQGHYLESHALQALALETAEGLAEQIHQKIRDKWGFPDPTDFTMQERFSAKYQGQRYSFGYPACPELEDQKKLFELIRPDEIGIELTEECMMEPEASVTAMVFAHPEARYFNVM; via the coding sequence ATGGCATCCACATCGTTTAACGAACAACTCAAAGAACGCATTCTCATTCTCGATGGTGCTATGGGGACGATGCTGCAGGTAGCCAACCTCTCCCCTGATGATTTCGGCGGAGAAGAATACGATGGGTGTAACGAATACTTAAACCTGACTTATCCTGACCTGATCGATACGATTCACTCCCGCTATCTTGAAGCAGGAGCGGATATCATTGAAACCAATACATTCGGGGCGACTGACCTCGTCCTGGACGAATACAACCTTGGTCATTTGGCAGTAGAGATCAATATCGAAGCTGCTAAGATTGCAAAAAATGCCGCTGCCCGCTTCTATACACCGGGCCGTCCGCGTTTCGTCGCTGGTGCCATGGGACCGACAACGAAAACTCTTTCTGTAACCGGCGGAACGACTTTTGAAGCATTGGCCAAAGCCTATGAAGAACAAGCGCGGGGGCTCATCACAGGTGGCGTCGATCTTCTTTTATTAGAGACGTCCCAAGATATGCTCAACGTTAAAGCCGCTTTCCTCGGCATTACTCGTGCCAAAGAAGAACTGGGAAAAGATCTGCCCCTGATTGTTTCCGGTACGATCGAACCGATGGGGACGACACTCGCCGGGCAGAGTATCGAAGCCTTCTATCTTTCGCTTGAACATATGACCCCAAGCGTAGTCGGACTGAACTGTGCGACTGGGCCTGAGTTTATGCGAGATCACCTGCGATCATTATCAGGTCTCGCAACGTCCGCCGTCAGCTGTTATCCGAACGCTGGCCTTCCAGATGAAGAGGGCAATTATCACGAAACACCAGAATCACTCGCTGCTAAGGTCGCTGGTTTTGCTGAAAAAGGCTGGCTGAATGTTGTCGGTGGCTGCTGCGGGACGACTCCGGATCATATCCGTGCCATTGCGGAAGCGGTCAAAGGTTTCAAGCCGCGGGTAGCACCTTCCGGCCATGCCCATGCTGTTTCCGGCATCGAACCATTGATTTACGATGACCCCGGTGATCGCCCGATCCTTGTCGGTGAGCGGACAAATGTCATCGGTTCCCGGAAATTCAAGCGCTTGATTGCTGAAGGGAAATTTGAAGAAGCGTCCGAAATCGCTCGTGCCCAAGTAAAAAAAGGCGCGCAGGTCATCGACATCTGCCTCGCCGACCCGGATCGGGATGAGATTGAAGACATGGAAGCTTTTATAAAACAGGTCGTCAACAAAGTCAAAGTACCACTCGTCATCGACTCGACCGACGTTGACGTCATTGAAAAAGCGCTCACGTATTCTCAAGGAAAAGTCATCATCAACTCCATCAATTTAGAAGACGGGGAAGAACGCTTTAAAGAAGTGCTTCCGCTCGTCAAACAATACGGAGCGGCCCTCGTCGTCGGAACAATCGATGAAGAAGGGATGGCCGTAACGGCAGAAAGAAAGCTTGAAATTGCTAAACGGTCCCACGATATTCTTGTAGAAGAGTACAACATCAACCCACAGGATATTATTTTCGATCCGCTCGTCTTTCCTGTCGGCACAGGAGATGAGCAGTATATCGGTTCAGCGGAAGCGACGATCGAAGGCATTCGGATGATCAAAGAGCACCTGCCGCTCTGTCAGACGGTCCTTGGAGTCAGTAATGTCTCCTTCGGTCTCCCTCCGGTCGGCCGGGAAGTTTTAAACGCCGTTTATTTGTACCACTGTACGAAAGCAGGACTCGACTATGCCATCGTCAACACTGAAAAGCTTGAGCGCTATGCCTCCATCGATCAGAAAGAAATTGATTTGGCGGTTGAGCTGCTTTTCAAAACAGATGATGAAACGCTCGCTTCTTTCACTGCTTTTTACAGGGGAAAGAAAAAAGAAACCAAAGTGCCGACATCGACGATGACTCTTGCTGAGCGCCTCGCTCATTACGTTGTAGAAGGTACAAAGGAAGGATTGCTGCCGGACTTGGAGAAGGCCCTGTCGGAATACGATGCGCCACTCGCCATCATTAACGGGCCCTTGATGGACGGCATGGCTGAGGTTGGCCGTTTATTCAACGACAACCAGCTGATCGTAGCAGAGGTTTTACAGAGCGCGGAGGTCATGAAAACATCGGTCGCTTACTTGGAACCTCACATGGAAGCAGATGATACGTCAAATAAAAAAGGAAAAGTCCTCCTTGCCACGGTAAAAGGCGATGTGCATGACATTGGCAAAAACCTGGTGGAAATCATTTTGAGCAACAACGGCTTTGAAGTCGTCGACTTGGGGATTAAAGTGACGTCTGCCGAACTGATTCAGCAGATCAAAAAGGAACAGCCGACCATTGTTGGACTATCCGGATTGCTCGTAAAATCCGCCCAGCAGATGGTGCTGACCGCTCAGGACTTGAAACAGCAGGGCATCTCTCTTCCAATTCTCGTTGGCGGAGCTGCGTTATCACGGAAGTTTACGCACACGAAAATTTCGCCCGAATATGACGGCCCTGTTCTGTATGCGAAAGATGCGATGGATGGCCTTTCGATTTCCAATCAGCTTAGCAACGATGAGCAGCGGGAACAATTTTTACAAGAACAAGGAGAAAAACGAACGGCTGCTCTTACCCGTGCGGCGAGTACCGCTCCGACAGACCGTGGCGGAACCGCTGTGGCTGTGAAAACAAAATCGACGGTGTCCACAACAGTGCCCGTGTTCAAACCGCATGATCTCGATAAACACATGATCCGGGACCACCCGGTCGCCCATATTGAACCATACATCAACATGCAAATGCTCATAGGACACCATCTAGGTCTAAAAGGGAAATTCGATAAACTGCTCGCGGAAGGAAACGAGAAAGCTGTTCACCTGAAAAGTGTCGTCGATGGGTTGCTCACACGCGCGAAAGTGGAAGGATGGATCCAGCCCTCCGCCATGTATCGCTTCTTCCCCGCCCAGTCCGACGGCGAGGACGTTCTCATTTATGATCCACGAGATCACCAGACGGTCATTGAGCGGTTCACCTTCCCTCGACAAAACAAAGAACCGTTTCTCTGTTTAGCAGACTACTTGCGTTCTGTCGAAAGCGGCGAAATGGACTATGTCGGATTCTTTGCGGTTACGGCTGGAAAAGGCATCCGCAAACGTTCGGTGGAACTGAAAGACCAGGGACACTACTTAGAAAGCCATGCCCTCCAGGCGCTTGCCCTCGAAACTGCAGAAGGTCTCGCCGAGCAGATCCATCAGAAAATCCGCGACAAATGGGGGTTCCCTGACCCCACGGACTTCACGATGCAGGAACGCTTTTCGGCTAAGTATCAAGGTCAGCGTTACTCTTTCGGTTACCCGGCCTGCCCTGAGCTTGAGGATCAGAAAAAATTGTTCGAGCTCATCCGGCCAGATGAAATCGGCATCGAGCTTACCGAGGAATGCATGATGGAGCCGGAAGCGTCGGTCACGGCAATGGTTTTCGCCCATCCGGAAGCGCGTTACTTCAATGTGATGTGA
- a CDS encoding NAD(P)/FAD-dependent oxidoreductase: MEELYDVTVIGGGTTGLYAAFYSGMRDLKTKVIEYQPQVGGKVSFFYPEKEIYDVGGFPGITGEELVANVKEQAEMIDPALVTGVKVTSFEKKEDGTLLLETDDGQSHYTKTVIVASGLGTFDMQPLEVKGSEYYDGKQIHYTIQNLEQYRGRKVAVVSQNRVGIDWSLALEGVADEVHLLNRGDEFKAVYEQDVEKVEASSVHIHKNKKIEELRGEDDLKEAVLQDGSVLEVDHILVYEGLQIDKSLYDEWGLETDKGRIPVSTDMCANMEGVFVAGDAAVYPAKTMLIASGFNEAMAAVNSAAKHLDPKAKSQVYSTVIYKHK; the protein is encoded by the coding sequence ATGGAAGAGTTATACGATGTAACCGTAATTGGTGGAGGAACCACAGGTTTATACGCTGCTTTTTATAGTGGAATGAGAGATTTAAAGACAAAAGTCATCGAGTACCAGCCTCAGGTCGGAGGCAAAGTTTCCTTTTTCTATCCGGAGAAAGAAATCTATGACGTGGGCGGATTCCCGGGCATTACTGGTGAAGAACTAGTCGCGAATGTTAAAGAACAGGCGGAGATGATCGATCCTGCTTTAGTGACGGGTGTGAAAGTGACATCTTTTGAGAAAAAGGAAGACGGAACCTTATTGTTGGAAACAGATGACGGCCAATCGCATTATACGAAAACAGTGATTGTTGCTTCAGGTCTTGGAACGTTTGATATGCAGCCGCTAGAAGTGAAAGGCAGTGAGTATTACGACGGAAAGCAGATTCACTACACCATTCAAAACCTCGAACAGTATAGAGGCCGGAAAGTTGCGGTCGTCTCGCAAAACCGCGTCGGTATCGATTGGTCGCTCGCGCTCGAAGGGGTTGCAGACGAAGTCCACCTTCTGAATCGCGGCGATGAGTTCAAAGCGGTTTATGAACAGGATGTGGAGAAGGTCGAGGCGTCCTCTGTTCACATTCATAAAAATAAGAAGATTGAAGAGCTGCGAGGCGAAGATGATTTGAAAGAAGCGGTTCTTCAAGACGGTTCGGTGCTCGAGGTCGATCATATCCTCGTGTACGAAGGCTTACAAATTGATAAGAGCTTATATGACGAATGGGGATTGGAAACGGATAAAGGGAGAATCCCCGTTTCAACAGATATGTGTGCCAATATGGAAGGGGTATTCGTCGCAGGAGACGCGGCTGTTTACCCAGCGAAAACGATGCTCATTGCTTCTGGATTCAATGAAGCGATGGCAGCGGTGAACAGTGCCGCCAAGCATTTGGATCCAAAAGCAAAGTCGCAAGTTTATAGTACAGTGATCTATAAGCATAAATAA
- a CDS encoding FecCD family ABC transporter permease, whose translation MKKRRFSFVMAVLFLFLSFMVLISLNMGVVNIAPLDVLKTFIGQGTDRHELVLFNFRLPSMVLALFVGAGLAVSGAILQGVTQNDLADPGILGINTGAGFAVILYIFFFQQSMAMVSGVGIYILPLFALIGAFLAAFLVYALAWKKGVNPIRLILVGIGVNAGFSAVLIIFQVKMNPQDFNQALVWLAGDLWMGNWNLVLVIVPPIILMIGWTIYKSRTLNVMNLGDSMSMGLGIQVEKARRTFLLLAVGLAGLSVAAGGGIAFLGLVAPHIARRIVGPGHQRMIPAAALIGAIFLVVADTIGKNIIAPAEIPVGIVVSIVSTPYFVYLLMKTQ comes from the coding sequence ATGAAAAAGAGACGTTTTTCGTTTGTGATGGCCGTGCTGTTTCTATTCCTAAGCTTTATGGTCCTCATCAGTTTAAATATGGGTGTCGTTAACATCGCCCCTCTGGACGTTCTGAAGACATTCATCGGACAAGGAACCGACCGCCATGAATTGGTGCTTTTCAATTTCAGGCTTCCGTCCATGGTTCTTGCGTTATTTGTCGGTGCAGGCCTTGCTGTTTCCGGGGCGATTCTCCAGGGAGTCACGCAAAACGATCTTGCCGACCCTGGCATTCTAGGAATTAATACAGGCGCAGGATTTGCCGTCATTTTATATATTTTCTTTTTTCAACAGTCGATGGCGATGGTGAGTGGAGTCGGTATTTACATCTTGCCGTTGTTTGCCCTCATCGGTGCGTTCCTCGCAGCTTTCCTTGTGTATGCGCTCGCTTGGAAAAAAGGGGTCAACCCGATCCGTCTTATCCTTGTCGGAATCGGTGTGAACGCAGGTTTCAGTGCTGTCCTCATCATTTTTCAAGTAAAAATGAACCCACAGGATTTCAATCAGGCGCTCGTCTGGTTAGCGGGGGATTTGTGGATGGGAAATTGGAATCTCGTGCTGGTCATTGTACCGCCTATCATTTTGATGATCGGTTGGACAATCTATAAATCCCGTACGCTGAACGTTATGAATTTAGGAGATTCGATGTCGATGGGACTCGGTATTCAAGTGGAAAAAGCACGTCGTACGTTCTTGCTGCTTGCTGTCGGTCTGGCTGGTTTATCTGTGGCGGCAGGGGGTGGAATCGCCTTCCTTGGGCTTGTTGCTCCGCATATTGCCCGCAGAATTGTAGGCCCCGGGCATCAACGGATGATTCCCGCTGCTGCATTGATCGGAGCGATATTTTTAGTCGTGGCTGATACGATTGGAAAGAATATCATCGCCCCTGCAGAGATTCCTGTGGGGATCGTCGTTTCGATTGTCAGCACCCCGTATTTTGTCTATTTATTAATGAAAACCCAATAG
- a CDS encoding FecCD family ABC transporter permease, whose protein sequence is MILLAVTMALSIAVGVTDISIGTVWESMFAFAPESTSHAVIRELRMPRAIAGALVGAFLAVSGAVMQGLTRNPLASPSIMGVTHGAAFALILTIVFFPAVSNIGMTAAAFVGAGLGVILVFAVGSFSKGGLTPAKLALAGVAIGGMLSSLSSAISLHFQVAKQMSFWYAGGLAATDWVSVQILLVAGAVGLTLAVLISKSVTILSLGDEVSKGLGQNTFLVKALGVIVVFVLTGAAVSVAGTVGFIGLVIPHVARFFVGSDYRLIIPVSAVLGSLLLVLSDIGARLVNAPYETPVGAITACIGVPFFLYLARGEGRGSL, encoded by the coding sequence ATGATTCTATTAGCTGTCACGATGGCCTTATCGATTGCTGTCGGAGTGACTGATATTTCCATTGGTACGGTTTGGGAATCGATGTTCGCTTTTGCTCCGGAGTCAACGAGCCATGCCGTCATTCGCGAACTGCGCATGCCGCGGGCTATAGCAGGAGCCCTTGTCGGTGCGTTTTTAGCTGTGTCGGGTGCGGTCATGCAGGGTCTGACGAGAAACCCTCTTGCTTCTCCGTCCATTATGGGGGTCACGCACGGTGCGGCGTTTGCTTTAATTTTGACGATCGTCTTTTTCCCTGCCGTCAGTAACATCGGAATGACAGCTGCCGCTTTTGTTGGCGCAGGGCTCGGGGTCATTCTTGTTTTTGCAGTCGGCTCCTTTTCCAAAGGTGGTCTGACACCGGCAAAGTTAGCTCTTGCTGGTGTCGCTATCGGTGGTATGCTCAGTTCTCTTTCATCGGCCATTTCTTTACACTTTCAGGTAGCAAAACAAATGAGCTTCTGGTATGCCGGGGGATTAGCCGCAACGGATTGGGTTTCTGTCCAAATCCTGCTGGTCGCAGGAGCGGTCGGGTTGACCTTGGCTGTTTTAATTTCTAAATCTGTTACGATTTTAAGTCTCGGGGATGAGGTTTCTAAAGGCCTTGGTCAAAATACATTCCTTGTTAAAGCTCTCGGCGTCATCGTTGTTTTCGTTTTAACTGGCGCGGCTGTTTCTGTTGCTGGGACAGTCGGTTTCATCGGTCTTGTTATTCCTCACGTCGCTCGTTTTTTCGTGGGATCTGACTACAGGCTGATTATCCCCGTCTCGGCAGTGCTCGGAAGCTTGCTGCTCGTGCTGTCGGATATAGGGGCGAGGCTGGTCAACGCTCCTTATGAAACACCGGTCGGAGCGATAACGGCATGTATTGGAGTCCCATTTTTCCTTTACCTTGCTCGTGGTGAAGGGAGGGGGTCCTTATGA
- a CDS encoding ABC transporter substrate-binding protein, whose translation MSKKVTLYITGLLLLVLLATGCSSDGEDTSSTSNESDEPTNEETSERTLTHAMGEITLEEKPERILAPYLEDSLVALGEKPVAQWSIGETVLNYLQPQLEGVPKVGWDLPVEQAIEQNPDLIIFSAPSALQNGSYEDYSSIAKTYVFDEETGADWRKQLTTMGEILNKQDEAEQVLSDFDQKVEEASATIKENIGDESVAFVWTMGEQFYVFDENRYGAEIFYNEMGIAKPEFLQSLPEEGEQWNPVALEKLGELDADHVFLIGNEGEPGFEILENSSVWQNTPASQNGQVYEVNDPSHWTIDGVIAHEMSIDQMVDTLSK comes from the coding sequence ATGTCGAAAAAAGTAACCCTTTACATAACCGGTTTACTGCTGCTCGTTCTATTAGCTACAGGATGCAGCAGTGACGGTGAAGATACATCATCCACAAGTAACGAGTCTGATGAACCCACAAATGAGGAAACGAGCGAACGCACGCTTACACATGCGATGGGCGAGATTACCCTTGAAGAGAAGCCTGAGCGCATTCTTGCTCCTTATTTAGAAGATTCACTTGTGGCTTTAGGAGAAAAGCCCGTCGCCCAATGGTCCATCGGTGAAACGGTTCTGAATTATTTGCAGCCACAGCTTGAAGGCGTACCGAAAGTCGGCTGGGATCTCCCTGTGGAACAAGCCATTGAACAAAACCCTGATCTCATTATTTTTAGTGCCCCTTCCGCTTTACAGAACGGAAGCTACGAAGACTATTCCAGCATTGCTAAAACGTACGTGTTCGATGAGGAAACAGGTGCCGATTGGAGGAAACAGCTGACAACGATGGGAGAAATCCTGAACAAACAGGACGAAGCGGAACAAGTGCTGTCAGACTTTGACCAAAAAGTAGAAGAAGCCTCTGCAACAATCAAAGAAAACATCGGGGATGAATCCGTCGCGTTTGTCTGGACGATGGGCGAGCAGTTCTATGTTTTTGATGAAAACCGTTATGGCGCAGAAATTTTCTACAATGAAATGGGAATCGCTAAACCGGAATTCCTGCAAAGTCTTCCTGAAGAAGGCGAACAATGGAATCCTGTTGCTCTTGAAAAACTTGGGGAGTTGGATGCGGATCACGTATTCCTCATCGGGAATGAAGGCGAGCCTGGCTTCGAAATTCTTGAAAACAGCTCCGTATGGCAGAACACCCCTGCTTCTCAAAACGGTCAGGTGTACGAGGTAAACGATCCGAGTCACTGGACGATTGACGGTGTAATCGCCCATGAGATGAGTATCGATCAAATGGTAGACACGTTAAGTAAATAG
- a CDS encoding PadR family transcriptional regulator, which yields MLRDFFLGSIKIHILYHASIEPIYGAFLMEELASHGYDISPGTLYPTLKQLHKEELLEKYEEKVEGKIRKYYVITDKGREVLAEGREQVRELAEEILGKDWRNFDHE from the coding sequence GTGCTCAGAGATTTTTTCTTAGGATCAATTAAAATCCACATTCTCTATCACGCAAGCATTGAACCCATCTATGGAGCGTTTCTTATGGAAGAGCTTGCTTCCCACGGATATGACATCAGCCCAGGAACCCTCTATCCTACCCTGAAACAGCTCCACAAAGAGGAATTGCTTGAGAAATACGAAGAAAAAGTGGAAGGAAAGATTAGAAAATATTACGTCATTACGGATAAAGGCAGAGAAGTGCTTGCTGAAGGTAGAGAACAAGTCCGTGAACTGGCGGAAGAAATACTAGGAAAAGATTGGAGGAATTTCGATCATGAGTAA
- a CDS encoding EAL domain-containing protein, which produces MAEEQTRYSRLAQITQLINTEHDLRDVLEHVVTAISEEIMRCDSVGIYLPREDGTYQGYVGKPALINGMTLDMHIVDPEYDLLAKEVIETRKTIYIPDTSKDDRPDQRAIQAFKINSLLVAPISYENELYGLVFLFDYGTPMNLTESEIESVKAYVNMAAVAIRNANNLTRKEKLISEKQLLLNVTRDLSLCSSLQEALDKCFYYLGQVLDNPNIGAHFIDPIAEYKLKPASLSKESEWTEEDWKETHQKAQFNHREDPVFQEVINTKTSILVPDVFEDHRTNKEICEKFGMKSLYMIPLVSLGEVLGAIAIVNLKESGQVYSDSARQLAESIVDTTAPVLFNLLYMEKQEMIIQDRTSELIEKNDELEEAISELTQISREKDLILNSAGEGIFGIDLDGHITFANPSATELLGYDNEKEIIGAPYFHIFDDQKTFLEHYEQKDGHTDKDHFFFKKSGGTFPVEYVITPKLENDLTTGYVVTFKDVTTRKQMEEKIKYHAYYDSVTNVPNRVLFRDRLNQALQYAELTDKPIAILFLDLDRFKKINDTFGHSFGDKVLLNVAERLQKAVPNGATVSRQGGDEFIILLPTIEREEGAVKCANRILEAFNAPFVIGDHEISIKTSIGISLYPKNGDTAETLIKHADVAMYKAKDLAGNQYQLFSPEIESRTFEQIQLENDLFKALQKNDEFELYYQPKFDVRTDKLIGMESLIRWNHPQLGTLPPGHFIPLAEETGLITNLGEWVIREACQQMKQWVTSGYSELIVSANLSPQQFNQQNLVLKVAEILEETALPAKHLELELTENLIIHNTEHTLKTISQLKELGVQISIDDFGTGYSSLGYLKDFPVDTLKIDKSFINDVTTNRNNAAITKTIITLADSLQLNVIAEGVEKADQAAFLAEHGCHWIQGFYYSHPLQAETFQDHFLKSFIKRG; this is translated from the coding sequence ATGGCTGAAGAACAAACTAGATATTCTCGTCTCGCACAAATCACACAGCTCATCAATACCGAGCATGATTTACGCGATGTATTAGAACACGTGGTCACAGCCATATCTGAAGAAATTATGCGGTGCGATTCTGTCGGCATTTATCTGCCGCGAGAGGATGGTACTTATCAAGGCTATGTCGGAAAACCGGCCTTGATCAATGGAATGACACTTGATATGCACATCGTTGACCCGGAGTATGACCTCCTCGCTAAAGAGGTCATCGAAACAAGAAAAACCATATACATACCGGATACATCCAAGGATGATCGTCCAGATCAACGGGCTATACAAGCGTTTAAAATTAATTCACTGCTCGTCGCACCGATTTCTTATGAAAATGAGCTTTACGGCCTCGTGTTTTTGTTTGATTATGGGACACCAATGAATTTGACAGAATCAGAAATCGAATCCGTGAAAGCATACGTCAATATGGCCGCTGTTGCGATCAGAAATGCAAACAATCTGACACGTAAAGAGAAATTGATCAGCGAAAAGCAACTGCTGCTCAATGTCACCCGTGACCTTTCCTTATGTTCCTCTTTACAAGAAGCGCTGGACAAATGCTTCTATTATTTAGGACAAGTCCTCGATAATCCGAATATTGGGGCCCACTTCATTGACCCCATTGCAGAATACAAATTAAAGCCTGCCAGCCTCAGTAAAGAAAGTGAGTGGACAGAAGAAGATTGGAAAGAAACCCATCAGAAAGCCCAGTTTAACCATAGGGAGGATCCTGTTTTTCAAGAAGTGATTAATACGAAGACATCCATTCTAGTCCCGGATGTTTTTGAAGATCACCGGACGAACAAGGAGATCTGCGAAAAGTTTGGAATGAAAAGCTTATATATGATTCCTCTCGTCTCGCTTGGAGAAGTGCTTGGTGCGATTGCCATCGTGAACTTGAAAGAATCCGGTCAAGTCTACTCCGACTCTGCCCGACAATTGGCTGAATCGATTGTAGATACAACCGCTCCCGTCCTTTTCAACCTGCTCTATATGGAGAAGCAGGAAATGATTATACAGGACCGCACATCGGAATTGATTGAGAAGAATGATGAGCTGGAAGAAGCCATTTCTGAACTGACCCAGATCAGTCGCGAAAAAGACTTGATTCTGAATTCTGCGGGAGAAGGAATTTTCGGAATTGACCTGGATGGGCATATCACCTTCGCCAATCCTTCCGCAACCGAGTTGTTGGGTTATGATAATGAGAAAGAAATCATAGGCGCTCCTTATTTCCATATCTTCGATGATCAAAAAACATTCTTGGAACATTACGAACAAAAGGACGGGCATACAGATAAAGATCACTTTTTCTTTAAAAAGTCCGGGGGTACTTTCCCCGTGGAATACGTCATCACTCCTAAATTGGAGAACGACCTTACCACGGGTTATGTCGTCACTTTTAAAGATGTAACCACGAGAAAACAAATGGAAGAAAAAATTAAATACCACGCTTATTATGACAGCGTCACCAATGTACCGAACCGTGTGCTGTTCCGGGATCGACTCAATCAAGCTCTTCAATATGCGGAACTGACAGATAAACCGATCGCCATTCTTTTCCTTGATCTTGATCGCTTCAAGAAAATCAATGATACATTCGGCCATAGTTTCGGGGACAAGGTCCTGCTGAATGTGGCAGAACGTCTCCAAAAAGCAGTCCCCAACGGAGCGACCGTCTCAAGACAAGGCGGGGACGAGTTTATCATTCTCCTTCCGACGATCGAGCGGGAAGAAGGAGCCGTGAAATGTGCGAATAGAATACTTGAAGCCTTCAATGCTCCTTTTGTGATCGGGGATCATGAAATATCCATCAAAACAAGTATCGGGATCAGTCTTTACCCTAAGAACGGGGACACAGCTGAGACGTTGATTAAACATGCGGATGTCGCGATGTACAAAGCAAAAGACCTGGCTGGTAATCAATATCAGCTATTTTCACCAGAAATTGAGAGCCGAACTTTTGAACAGATTCAGCTTGAGAATGACCTTTTCAAAGCATTACAAAAAAATGATGAATTTGAACTGTATTATCAACCAAAATTTGATGTACGCACAGATAAGCTCATTGGTATGGAGTCGCTGATCCGGTGGAATCACCCACAGCTCGGCACCCTCCCTCCCGGCCACTTCATTCCTCTCGCAGAGGAAACCGGCCTTATTACAAATCTTGGAGAATGGGTCATACGAGAAGCTTGTCAGCAAATGAAACAATGGGTTACTTCCGGTTATTCGGAATTGATCGTATCCGCTAATTTATCTCCTCAACAATTCAATCAACAGAATCTTGTGCTTAAGGTGGCTGAGATATTAGAAGAAACCGCCCTACCTGCTAAGCACCTTGAGCTTGAACTAACGGAGAATTTAATCATTCATAATACGGAGCACACATTAAAAACGATCAGCCAATTAAAAGAACTCGGTGTCCAAATTTCCATTGATGATTTCGGAACCGGCTATTCTTCCCTTGGCTATTTAAAAGATTTCCCTGTCGATACATTAAAAATCGACAAATCTTTCATTAATGATGTGACAACAAATCGGAACAATGCGGCCATTACTAAAACCATCATTACCCTTGCTGACAGCCTGCAGCTCAACGTGATTGCAGAAGGGGTTGAAAAAGCTGATCAGGCCGCTTTCCTTGCAGAGCATGGGTGCCATTGGATCCAAGGATTTTATTACAGTCATCCGCTACAAGCGGAAACATTTCAAGATCACTTTCTAAAATCATTCATAAAAAGGGGATAA